ATATTGTCATAACAAACTTTTGGTACACTTTCTGTCTCTGGGATGTTGCCGCCCAGCTCCCGTTCCAGTGTGGGAAGCGTTTCGCCTCAGCCTCGAAGAGTTTTGTCGGCTCTGTTCATGGTTGAGTTTATTGAAATGCCTTATTCTGGCCTAGTGCGTTGCCGAAAACTTCATCCGTTTCTGTTTTTGCCTTTGATTACAAAACCACACGCGGACCACGTTTTTTTTCAGGTCCAGTTTCTCGGCAATGGCAGCGATTTTCTCCGACGAGGGTCTGGGCTGGACGGCAAAGTAAGCCTCCAGCGACCGCTTCTCTGGAGCAGCGATGGAAGTGCGTTTTCTCTTTTTGTCCCCGCCGTTAAAAATCTCCGGCTTGGCCATTTTCTCTCTCTGAGCCCGTTCTGCCTCCTCTAACCACGCTTCCAGAATAGGCTTGAGGGCTACCATGTTATTATGGGACAAAGTGAGAGACTCAAACCGACAGATAGTACTCTGGCTCAGGCAGCCGACCCCGGGGATTTTAAGATTGGCTAATGCCGAGCCCACGTCGGCCTGCGTGACTCCGAGTTTGATCCGCCTCTGCTTGAAGCGCTCGGCGAAAGACTCCAGCTCCCGTGGATCAGGCTCGGAGTCTCCACCGCCACCCATAGAGGTGTGCGAGCCCAGGCTGTGGTGGTGCATGTTCATATTTTGCGCGTGGTGATGCTGCATGTGATTAATTGCTGACATGTGTGAATGCGGGTGAGAAGCGGTGGAGCAAACGTCGGATCCCGGCATGCCTCCGATAGTGATGCCGGGGGTGAGGTGGTCGAGCAGGTCGCCCTCCAGGCCCTGCGTCGGCTGGTGGTGGGGATGATGGTGATGAGAAGTCAGCACAGACGGGTGATGAAGGTGCCCAGAAGAGGACGTGGGCGTGCAGGTCATGCTTGTCATGGTGTGGTAGGTGGCATCTGGCTTGAACGGGTGACTCTTTTGAGCGACGATGTCCACCGCCGCCAGCGCCTCGGCTCTCTGGAGCAGAGTCTCGTCAAAGCTGGCAAAGATGTTACCCTGCAGCTATGTGACAGAGAGCAAGTGTTAGTATCAAAGCTAAATTCCAGCAAGCCAGTTTTAAGTTGCcaaatcattttaaagaaaacGTATAGGCTATAACTATATCACGCAGACTGCatttagtttttacagtgttgtaaagttCCATAGTATCAAATTGAGACACTTTTTGCAAaccatctgaagtggcattaaaATGGTTAGGCTATGCAAATAATTTCGAAATAAAGTGCTGCTtctgttttgtaaaatgtaaaatttgtattatgaaaaaagcgtagtaaaataaatgcataaacagtttattagattgactgcattttttttattaaaaaaaacgaggagcttttatttttttttcacgcggAGAAAAAGTTTTAACCACTGCGATTTCAATGCAGATGATTGCGGTGATAATGAATCGCAAAACATAAACACAGATGAAATAGCCTATTGAACTTACCGAGGGCGTGGGCAAACATGCTCGTCGGATAGCCTCAGAACTGGAATGTAGAGGTGCGTATTTAGGTTCGTGCAAAATCGGATGCATACTAAACGGTTGTTTGCTATTCATGGACATCATTATGGCAGAGGTGAGAGAAGGTTGTTTCTCGTCTTCCTCGTTTACCTCCGTTTTGGCCCAAGCAGTCTAGTGTCTACCTCGAAGAACCAGGATAATCTGGATAGTAAAAGTGAAAAGCTATGCCTGAGGAGTCTTCTTTTCTGGCTGAGATGTAGCCAGGTGCGAGCTGTCAATGTCTGTGATACAGTAGGAATTTACGCAGGCAACTAACATATAACGCGGTCTTCTTTAGCCCCGCCCAGATAGGTACAGGTCCCGCCCTACTACTGCTGCAGTACCCTTAAATGTTATTGGTAAATTTGGCATGTGAACACGCCTCTGGAGTTTCATCCCCCATCATGTGCTCTTGAGCAGAAAAGGCGTGGCTTTAGAGCTGAGACTCTTATGGTGTGTTTTCATTGGTGCTGTGATTTTGACAGGTTGCGCTAGATTGGTTGTAGGCCTTATTGAACACTGCGATCTTTTTTTGCGCACatgcttttaatttaaatgcCTGTCACCGTATCTATGAATTGTTATGATCCtagtaaataatagtttaaagattcaaaaaagaaataaaataggcTAGTAGTTAATACTCAGGATTTATAATTTGCAactttttataaatgtcattgtACATTTTTTAGCTATagattttatcatatttataatctTTTACTAATTTATGTCcttttatcatcatttatcacacaaactgataaaatttcattcttaaatgcacgttttgtacattttgttgtgTGAAGCAAGTGACTTTTGTGGCCAGCCTTAACAATTTggtacattaattaattattgttcaTTTACTTTGTGGTATGGACCACAATATGGATTCTCAAATAGAGCATAAACAGGCTGGGATGGTAGGAGCCcatgtacaattaaatattgataaaaaaaaaaaaaccctgggtcAAACAAAAGGAAAGTAGTCAATCAAATACCTCAGTCTGACAAATGAAATGCTGGAAACACCATCTTttgcataaatgaatgaatgaatgaacgaattaaaaaaataaataaataaaaaacaaagcttCCAGTAGATAAAATGTATTGGTTCAGTGAATAGATCACATTACCCTTCACACAGTGATGCTGCTACCTTTGGAACTTCATTATTGGAACTTGACTATTTGATCAGCACCTCTTCATAGTGGGTTGTGTGTTGCGCAGGTTTTGTTGGTAGTGCATGCAAGCTGCTCTGGTTTGGCTTGTATAGAGCCCACATATCTATCACTCTAATTGGTGCTGAAACCCCAGACACAGACAATAAAGGCCCACAATGGAAGAAGGAGTTTCTGCAAATGTGACTCAGAAACCTGAGATGCAGACACAGATAGCAACATCGTCCCCTCGTGCCTTGCTCTCCGGCAAGGCCTTGGCAACCGCTCATCAAATATGCATCAATGCTGCCATCTCTCCCCCAGCAACCACTGTCACTGGGGACTCCAAATGCTGAGGGACGGACAGAGAGGCACAGCAAAAGTGACAGAACAGAGAGAGGCAGTCTGAAAAAGAGAAGAGGGCTCAAAGAGTGAGCATATACAtgtagatagagagacagacatgcATCCTAGATGATACAAGCCATACTTGTTGAATCTATTGAGTTGTTCCCTCTTTTCCTGTCattccttctttctctgtcagactGCCGACACTGAGTCCCAGTTATTTTCCTGATGAGTTTTCTGCAAACAAGCCTGGGGAAGTGCTTGATTATTGCTAATGGAACATTTTCCTCAATGAATATTAATGCTGAAATGGGGAATTGGTGGTATTGGTTGTTAGTATTCTTACTCCAGATGATAAGTTGAAGTGTTGAGACTGTTTGATATTTTCTGTCATATATagttaacgaaaaaaaaaaaaaaaaaaagacaagcacaGATCTGGGGTGCATTAAGGACGAAACCCACAAAAAACATTGTGTTATGCCTTGTTGGAGATAATAACTAGGTAGTTACGAAATCTGTTGTTTGAACCAAACATAGtcaaatatagaaatatagacAATATAGAAAACTAGCCTATATGAATCTATTGAAATCTGTCATACTAACAAAAAAACTATGCTTCTACCACTAGTCCAGCAGTACTGTAGTTCCCAATACACAACTTTGCAATGCTGTTTGCGAATGTTCATTGGAATTATTATGGCTTCAGGAAACACTAAATCATTGAACTATATTGCTAGCAATGCAACTTATGACTACACTTTGGGCATCTTTGTTGGATTTTTGTATACAAAagaaatggttcacccaaaaacgagTATTCAAGCATTATTTCCTCATCCTTAGCTCAgtgtttcttctgcagaacacaatacttttgttgttgttgttgttgttgttttctttgttttcccATACTGTGAAAGTCAATATCAAAACAACATGCTTTGTCTTTCACTGaatcatttttctaaatatcttcttttgtgaataaaaaacaacattgaaatgatgtgagtaaataatgacacaattttatttctttcaattaATTTCTGCTTGTCTAACCCTTCATTTTTGTTACTGTACATAGACCATTTGAATACAGCCAGACTTATAATAATACAGTGCATATGCAGTGGGAGTGTGGGTGTGGTGCTACAGCTCTGAAGAGAGAGTGAAAGCAAGACATCACCACAAGTAAATATTTCTGGTACGTTAAGCAAATGGACAAACTGCTCAGTGTGAACATGAGCGCATGTACCTCGCTTACCTCTTTCTccttacattctttttttttccattcttgcCCCCTCAAGCCTCCCCCATTTCGTGATTGGTTAATTATTGATAGCGTGTAAAATGTAACATTGTAGATATATGACCATTCACCAAATCAACGGGTTCACACTGCGGGGTTGCCGAAGGGAAGGAGTGTCTAAGCATGCACTTTAATGTAATTGCCTTTAGGGTTACtggtaaatattttattgtctgCCAGCAGAAATTAAAGGTACAAAGTTACTGAAACAGGGAGATTCCACGCTCTGAAGCTCTGCAGAAGATGTCTTTCTGATTGTCATTTGACTTGAAGTTTTTGGGTACCTGGATGTTGGGTCAACTTTAGTCTTATACTCACCtgggaaataaaagaaaacagaagcaAGCACACACCTTGGAGAGCTGTGTATGGATGGTTGTAGGGGTTTGCTGTTTTGGTTCCGTTCACTGAGGCTGAAAGAGCTCTTGATTTAAGTGATTTTTGTGGAACGAAAAAAAAAGGAGGGGCAGGTGGGGAGACTCATACATTGCCATTCAGAGAGGAAAGTAAGCAGAAAGATGGGACAGAATGTGAACAGGAAAACTTCATTACCTGATGGGGCAGTGGccaaaaagacattaaatatgaATGGCGTCCGACACAGATGGTTAGCTGACCTGGATGGGATGTGAAGCGTCGGTGGGtagatttgtatttttcttttccacACTTAGAGAACAAATTCTCAGGTCCAGGCATTTTTCTCCCTAGGGATTTCTCTCTGTTTTCAccattctaaattaattaaaactacttACCCTGTAGCACTgatctttactttcactttcaattctGTAAGGCCTATTCTGCTAACCTTTTCAGGACCTTGTTAAATTGTTTGGTGTAGTCGCTTTTCATTCCTCATTTCTTACTCCTTTCCCTGATTTCTTTCTTGGATTCCCTCCTATGGGCACATACTTTGATCCGCATCCTTTCCTTGGCACCCCTTCATTCTCTTTGCACAATTCTGCTGTTACCTAACGTTTGTCGTCCAAACGGGATGGGCCCAACTAAGTCTGGATCAATAGATTAACTGAGTGGTTATGAATTATGCAGAAGAGCCCTACAGCAGTTGAACGTAAAGAGCTTGTGCTCTTGAATTGGCATGTAAAAGCTAAGTACAGGCCTGTTTACTTGTTCCCTGGCATGCTGGTTGCTGCATTTCAAGACCCCCTCCTTAGCCAAGACCACTGGGACCTAAGTCAGGTAAAAACAATGTGATGGTATTGACTGTGATGATTTGAatctatgaaaaaaaatctataaactaGTTATAGGTTGGTTTGCTTGAGCAGGCATGTGTTACAATAACTATAGTCTTGTTGAAAGGCAGCACAGAGAGATTTCTCCGTGTGTCTTGTCACTCTCTTCAGAATCAAACCTCTGAGGACACAGCTATGGCAATATCATTTGACTAATATTCCACCGCgcatgtaattttacatttgaaaacaatcaAACGTGGCATCactcatgttgtttttttctggttctacaaaagtaaaacaaaggagggaaaaaataaacaagcaaaatgttgtaaatatgaTAGTGAAGGCATATTCATGATATGCAAATCTCAATGTAGTTTTAGCCCACACTGTTTTAGAGCAgtacaaagaaagaaaaggatATTAGAGAGACTTTCTATGCATACCAGAGACTGTTTTCCACAGGACACATGACATATTGAGACAGATGTGTTGTGTGACTTTTAAATAACAGTCAGCCGCTCGTTCAGATGCCAAATAAGCAGCTATGAAAAGAGGAAGAGGGCCAAAAGCTGAAACATTTGTCTTGGATCTcctttcttctttatttattgaaatattaatgtcTTTGCTTCAGGCcaagtgtgtttatgcatgccGCTCAGAGTGCTGACCGAAATGCCAACTGATGCTCtctcattgattttttttcattgtgggTGTATTTGTCTAAGTAGAGGCCGCCAGTCACCCTACCACCCTCCCCGTTCTTCTGCTCCCTCAGCTTTAACATGCATTCCTCTAAGTCCTGGCCCCATTCCTCTGCTTCATCTGCCCTTATTAGACTCTTCAAATTATGCTGCTTTAACTCGGTGTGTCAGACACTTCAAAGGACGGCTGTATCAATTGTTGGTTTGTTTGCAGTTGATTGTAGCGGAGTGTGTGTAAGGGATGTTGAGGACATGTCGGAATCTGTGTAATGTGAGTAATAAGCCGAGAAATAAGGGTATAAAGAGAGGAACAGTACTTTCAAAAGCTCTGGTGGATGAGAAAACATATACATATGTTTATCTATGCATGTCTTGTAGTTTTCTCCCATTAGAGAAAGTATCGCAGAATTGTGATAAAAGTGTTTTTCCATACTTTAAAGAGGAAGTTGTGCTATCAAATAAGAATTTGGTCCAAGGTTGTACGCCAACCTGTTGAGAAACTCGATGAAGCAACCTCTCATAGTAATTAATATGTTAAGAATGTCCAACATTACTGTCGCTGATCCTCCTCATGTCCTgaataatcaatatatattttgctaCCATCAAAGCAGAGATAggaaatttattgatttaatgagGTTAAACGGAAGCACTCATTTTAACATAAGTCAATCTTAAAGCTAAATATGGAGTTTACTTTCACATACAACATACCTTGAAGCACTTAGGTTTTGTTTTGAgattgtaatgttataaatgtatgtgtTCTTTATGTATGTTTTGCTGTTGATGTTGTAAGTGAAGCTGTTTTGATGCAAGAAAAAGACTCACTTTGACAAAGTATTTATCACATCATATTGTATCTTATGAATTGAGGAATTAAGGTCTTTGTAATCCTGACCCATCTTGTAATTGACCTCTGTGGTTCAAATTATGGTGTCTAGATGTATTCTGGGTTCTTTAGCAGACAATTAGACTACTGATATGACAAGTTGCCTAATTGTCCTAGTACACATGTAGTATTTTCTCTGAGTAATGGCATTGAGGATCTTTGCAGGTGGCCTACTGAGCAGCTCAACACCACGAGGAACACTGAAGAGCAGATTTCGAAGGCCTCTGGGGTACAGGGGGTGGGATTGCATCGAGTAGGATCGTTCGGGACCCCAGCTGGTGCAGGATGGGGTGCCATTGTGCTCGCCACCCTCCTCCCCAATGCTAACAGGATTAGGCAACGAAGAGCACCCTCTCCTCAAAACCCCAGACTGTTCCTCGCTTGTCCTGTCTGATCTGGGGTTTTAAGGATCTTCTTGTCATGCTTTCAAAAACCAGAAACCCGTCCCAGAGGGAGACTTTGAGTTTCCATCTGAGGTACAAGTTAACGGTAGATATGAAGACGACATTTGGATGTTACAGCTTTTCAGCATGGTCCAAGCTTTGATCATGACTCGTAGCCATGCTGAAAAAGAAGGCTTAAACCAGCCTAGGAtggtttgctggtttaagatggtttttTAACCTGGCCAGGCTGAGGCCAGATGAGCCTAACCAGAATGGGAGACCGACTTAgacaagaatatatttttaacccTAGAATGCATGACccaaaaaactatatttaatatatattctcagtctgaattaaatcattacaaaatttgattatatgcaaatgtttaaatgtttcagtAATGATTATTTGTTTACTTACCATGtgcatatacaatttaaaaaatgtaataaaacaaattataactaTAATGTGCTTGTGTCAGATTTTAATTTGGTTATGATCTTTTGGATCATCAGAACATTCACCAGTGTtcggaaggttactttggaaatgtaataggatACAGATTaaaagttaccctatttaaaatgtaatatgtactGTAActgtttcagttactttattaaagtaatgtaactgattatttTTGATTACGTTtggattacttttctaaatttctgttgttttcaactgttcattattttgaaacatttaaagcaggcagggttaacgtTACAgtggtactcaacactgattactgtcagactttcagaatccttcttcacttgaataaagattttaataatttaattgtaaagcaCAACCACCTCAATCAGACCaaatcagactttagcagctctttttattttgagatctttttttaggttaaatacagatttaaaatcataagatatagtttaataactatgctactgttttttaaataaaatctttgcatagctatgacaggaaacactggcatctaacaatgccttgggggaaaaaatcatacataaaccaaaataggaaataaaacagttatcaaataagcatgtgtctTATTCTGTGTCCTCAACTCCTGAAACAttgttgtttcatattttaaatatgtatatgtgtgaaaatattcagatgtaactccCTTTGTAATCatcaacattttcataagtaactgtaatgtaattacacatttttttttctcagtaactctaacagattacagttacatttattttgtaattaaacgtaatttagttacatgtaactagttactccccaacactggcaGTATATGTATGAAAGAGGCCTATCAAGTGATGAACTAACTTTTGTGATAAAGacagacaattattattattattattattattattattattattattattattattaaaagaaaaaaataggacAAAATCTTTTATGAAATACATTGAACCTCTGTAGAAAAAGAAACTCTACAAAGGAGTGtggttctaatttttttttttttctcgaaccTGTGACTAACAAGCATGTCAAGGAATTCAACAATATTAtagggaaaaaaatctgaaaccatATAGGATCAGTTTGACCCTGTTTATGCATTATATGGTTAAGATATCATTTTCAGCACATATGTCTTGAACAAATGTATACACAAAAATGGACACACTCAAGTGTCCTGACCTTCTTTTCCAAGTCTTCCCCTGTGGACTTGAGCCTGACTTCACAATGAATCCCAAGCAGTGTGGCATTCATGTCACCACAGTACAAAGACTCTCCATATCACTTTCTCACACCAGATACCACACACATTCTAGAGGTTCCTCTAGCTTTCACCCTTTAACCTCAACCCATACCCAACAAATTCTGTGGTTAGCAGCATTTACCATAGTCTATGTGTctttactccttttttttttttttttttttttactattttaaccAGTTTTTGATATTTATCGATAGTGATCAGGTCTGTTGATCCATTGTAAATGCAGCGGTAGTCCTGATAGAGGCACAGTGCTCGTTCCTGACAGTGCACCGTGCAGTGGAACAGCACTCTCATTACCACAACAATGAAATAATTATGAATGCCGCTGCGAGACTTCATCAGAGGAATatctattgtattatttattcagtcCCCTGGTTCAGGGAGAACACATATAAACTTCCAGCCATGCTCTTCCCCATGCACACACTCTCCTGTCTGCCTTTCAAAGCGGTGGCTTGCTCCTGCCACTATTTTCTACTTCATTTCTCCAGGCCCTGGGATGCTTTGCTTGGAATTTGTCTCTGATATGTAGCCATGACTGACCCTAACTGTCTCAAAGGACTATTGCAGTCTGCTCAGTTCCAGTTGGAGGATGTTCATTCATCAGTAAGTGGTCAATACTCTGATGGGTTCATGGCTACAAGCGATTACTCAATGCAGAACAAGCTGCCTTCAGATGGAAGGCCGAATCACAGGCCCTATTCAGCCGTGGAGGCTGATGCTTGGAGAATTAGCTCTATTGAAGACAACAACAAGACTGCAGCAAGACCAGCCACACAAACAGAAAGCAGGTGAGTGCTGTCTTCTAGTTTGCCGGAAGGGCTTAGTGGAAGGGTTTGAATGACATTTTCATCTTGCATGTGGTGAACTTTTTAACTTGGGCAACAAAAGCTTGTGGGGTACATTTGTGCCCGTGTGTTTTTTGCTGCTGCGTCCATCCTGAGTGATAAAGTTGCATGGGCGATGGTTGTGAGCGTGCAATGCAGCATCATAAATAATGCAGCGCCTGCTGGGCAACACCATGGCTGGTGCTTGGCAACCTCTGAAGCGCCGCGTCGTTGGGAGACGGGGGAAAGTGGGTGCAGTAGGCGGAGTCCTGCAGGTGCTCAGCTTCTCTTTCTCATCTTTCTCATCCGTTCATCGGATCCTGGCTTGGGAGAGCATTAGTGTACCGAGCAGATGCACCTCCTGCTCACCCAGCTGCAACAGAGGAGGTCTTTGTTACTTTGCACTTTAATACATTGCATATGAAGGGCCGGCCGACATGCTCCTCTCAGCCCAAATGAAATTTACAATTTTGTTATGGCTTTTAATCATATTGTAATGATGCAGATATAATTTAAGCCCTCTTTATCAACCTCCCAAACCATTATGGAAATTTGTAATGTCTTATGCAGTGCATATTTCAGAGTTTGCTTGGTAAAAGATTCAGATGTATTACATCTTATGAGATATAAtgagaaaaacatattttgactTTAGGTGCTGTATGGGgatattttttaagataattttggACACTGAAGATGTCACTGCATTATGGAACAATAACCTATTAAAcaagtaaagtgtttttttaaaaaaaatactaaaatcgtGATTgagtcaaaacaaaaaaacataaatgaatgaaaatattatgaCTGATGTGATAATTAGATTATGTTTTGAAGCCAataacaaatactgtatattggcTACTATTAGAtataatttttaaactttaaatctgATGCCTGACGAAGATCATACGATCGAAACGTTGctattaaaggattttttttgttttgcaagttGATAGTGTGCgggattttcttgttttctcataTTTTGACTATATCAGTCTTTTTTCCTACGCACCTATCTATGACCTACAGGTGTGCGACGCTAATTGATCAAACTTTAAACCTTAAAAGTCCATTTCATAATGTGCTTCTAATGAAACCAAAAGTCTTGtagaaattttttattaaaaattatctttCCTATCCCACGGCGATTAATAAATTAGGCCTACTATGAGcctctgaaataaataaataaacataaaacataaaaatacggaaaggaaagaaagaaaagaaaaccactTTGGATGCAATATATCGGCTTAATATTTGAACCAGtacttataaaattaaaaattcacatttaaaggaTAATACTTATATAACAACCAATATATTGTTGTGCTtccttttttcctctcaaaagCCTGTTTCGTGATTGGCATGAAATGAAGTAAATAAAGATtatctttacatttttagtttgtttgttctcCTAAAGATAAATGACTAGTAAAgtcttcattttacatttaagtttacaTATGTGACTCCTAGAATTGATCAATGCAGTGATGCGTGACATTGTTCCCTTTTCATGGTGCCCAGATACTCCTGATATCAGTTAGTGTGAATACCTGTGGCTTGTTGT
This window of the Cyprinus carpio isolate SPL01 chromosome A21, ASM1834038v1, whole genome shotgun sequence genome carries:
- the LOC109055460 gene encoding brain-specific homeobox/POU domain protein 3-like; translated protein: MMSMNSKQPFSMHPILHEPKYAPLHSSSEAIRRACLPTPSLQGNIFASFDETLLQRAEALAAVDIVAQKSHPFKPDATYHTMTSMTCTPTSSSGHLHHPSVLTSHHHHPHHQPTQGLEGDLLDHLTPGITIGGMPGSDVCSTASHPHSHMSAINHMQHHHAQNMNMHHHSLGSHTSMGGGGDSEPDPRELESFAERFKQRRIKLGVTQADVGSALANLKIPGVGCLSQSTICRFESLTLSHNNMVALKPILEAWLEEAERAQREKMAKPEIFNGGDKKRKRTSIAAPEKRSLEAYFAVQPRPSSEKIAAIAEKLDLKKNVVRVWFCNQRQKQKRMKFSATH